Proteins co-encoded in one Corylus avellana chromosome ca9, CavTom2PMs-1.0 genomic window:
- the LOC132162618 gene encoding probable sugar phosphate/phosphate translocator At3g11320: protein MKNQIPWSTVGMVAAWYSSNIGVLLLNKYLLSNYGFKYPVFLTLCHMTACSLLSYVAIVCMKVVPMQTIKSGAQFLKIAGLSVVFCFSIVCGNVSLRYLPVSFNQAIGATTPFFTAVLAYVMTSKKEAWVTYLTLLPVVAGVIIASGGEPSFHLFGFIMCVSATAARALKSVLQDILLSSDGEKLNSMNLLLYMAPIAVVFLLPAALLMEKNVVDITVALAKKDIKIVWYLLFNSSLAYFVNLTNFLVTKHTSALTLQVLGNAKGAVAVVVSILIFKNPISVIGMAGYGLTVVGVVMYSEAKKKGR, encoded by the exons ATGAAGAACCAGATCCCATGGTCGACGGTTGGGATGGTGGCCGCGTGGTACAGCTCCAACATCGGTGTCCTGCTTCTCAACAAGTACTTGCTCAGCAACTACGGGTTCAAGTACCCGGTTTTTCTCACCCTCTGCCACATGACCGCCTGCTCGCTGCTCAGCTACGTTGCCATTGTTTGCATGAAGGTGGTGCCCATGCAGACCATCAAGTCCGGCGCACAGTTCCTCAAAATCGCCGGCCTCAGCGTCGTGTTCTGCTTCTCCATCGTCTGCGGGAACGTGTCGTTGAGGTACCTTCCAGTGTCGTTTAACCAGGCCATCGGGGCCACCACGCCCTTCTTCACCGCCGTCTTGGCCTACGTCATGACAAGCAAGAAGGAGGCTTGGGTTACTTACTTGACTCTCCTGCCTGTTGTTGCAGGGGTCATCATTGCAAGTGGG GGTGAACCAAGTTTCCATCTGTTTGGGTTTATCATGTGTGTTTCTGCTACAGCTGCAAGGGCATTAAAGTCAGTGCTTCAGGATATCTTGCTGTCCTCAGATGG agaAAAGCTTAACTCTATGAACCTGCTGCTGTACATGGCACCAATAGCTGTGGTTTTCTTACTTCCAGCAGCTCTGTTGATGGAGAAAAATGTGGTTGATATCACAGTAGCCCTTGCCAAAAAAGATATCAAAATAGTCTGGTATTTGCTCTTCAATTCGTCGCTAGCATATTTTGTGAACTTGACCAATTTCTTGGTCACCAAACACACCAGTGCTTTGACCCTCCAG GTTTTGGGGAATGCAAAAGGAGCCGTCGCTGTGGTTGTCTCAATTTTGATATTCAAAAACCCAATCTCGGTTATTGGGATGGCAGGCTATGGGCTTACAGTGGTTGGGGTTGTAATGTACAGTGAAGCCAAGAAGAAGGGCAGATGA
- the LOC132191846 gene encoding mitochondrial uncoupling protein 1: MVADSKSKSDISFAGTFASSAFAACVAEICTIPLDTAKVRLQLQKKAIAGDGVALPKYRGLLGTVGTIAREEGLSALWKGIVPGLHRQCLFGGLRIGLYEPVKNLYVGKDFVGDVPLSKKILAGLTTGALAITIANPTDLVKVRLQAEGKLPPGVPRRYSGALNAYSTIVRQEGVGALWTGIGPNIARNAIINAAELASYDQVKQTILKIPGFTDNVLTHLLSGLGAGFFAVCIGSPVDVVKSRMMGDSAYKSTLDCFIKTLKNDGPLAFYKGFIPNFGRLGSWNVIMFLTLEQAKKFVKSIESS; the protein is encoded by the exons ATGGTGGCCGATAGCAAGTCTAAGTCCGACATTTCCTTCGCCGGAACTTTCGCCAGCAGCGCTTTCGCAGCTTGTGTCGCTGAG ATTTGTACTATTCCTTTGGACACTGCTAAAGTTAGGCTTCAGCTCCAAAAGAAGGCCATTGCAGGGGATGGAGTGGCCTTACCAAAATACAGGGGTTTGCTGGGCACAGTGGGTACCATTGCGAGGGAAGAAGGTCTATCAGCTCTGTGGAAAGGAATTGTACCTGGATTACATCGCCAATGCCTGTTTGGAGGTTTAAGAATTGGATTGTATGAACCT GTTAAAAACTTATATGTGGGCAAAGACTTTGTTGGAGATGTTCCTTTATCCAAGAAAATACTTGCTGGACTTACAACTG GCGCTCTAGCAATCACCATAGCAAATCCAACTGATCTTGTCAAAGTGAGACTTCAAGCCGAAGGAAAACTACCACCTGGTGTGCCAAGACGCTACAGTGGAGCTCTGAATGCTTATTCGACAATTGTGAGACAG GAAGGAGTTGGGGCTCTTTGGACTGGCATTGGGCCCAATATAGCACGAAATGCTATTATAAATGCTGCTGAACTAGCCAGCTACGATCAAGTGAAGCAG acaaTTCTGAAAATTCCAGGATTCACGGATAATGTTCTCACTCATCTCCTTTCTGGTCTCGGGGCAGGGTTTTTTGCCGTCTGTATTGGCTCCCCAGTTGATGTG GTTAAGTCAAGAATGATGGGAGATTCTGCTTACAAAAGCACGCTTGATTGTTTCATCAAAACATTGAAGAATGAT GGACCTTTGGCTTTTTACAAGGGCTTTATCCCAAATTTTGGACGGCTGGGATCGTGGAATGTCATCATGTTTCTCACATTAGAGCAG GCTAAGAAGTTTGTCAAAAGTATAGAATCATCTTGA
- the LOC132162035 gene encoding E3 ubiquitin-protein ligase HAKAI homolog: protein MLQIRLRKPPSEGAGGVKPLPVETVTVACPDHLVLADLPVAKGIGAATAGSLVKTVGRRSRRPLGDRVHFCVRCDFPIAIYGRLSPCEHAFCLDCARSDLICYLCDERIQKIQTIKMMEGIFICAAPHCLKSFLKRSDFESHIHESHANLLQPNAEKEDGNESESQSAKQSTASDSTTRGPPRPVFSPSSSSQVHDREDKTRRQQSREPPPTRPIVQPKQPPSFGQVQNHPSELQPDNSRPQGFDRLGHPNRFHQQSFDNHGGPQQESGQFPDKQQGILSENPFPEYPPNFAVPVNSNPMLNPPPLPFGYRPFQTEGGQPFYGTPFEMTRQDSASEVGPEQGSLLGFPPVQAYAQPWNAGFVGLSFEPPPGQGIVDGFSNASDSHGKVAFHQGDYGRNPGVMPSNPPPPLANKGMEQVQSGSVMDPRDGKGILAPQPMTLPPPPPPPPQHKRKFYPDASRDGQGYGWQHENRDSFGSGQD from the exons ATGCTTCAGATCCGGCTCAGGAAGCCACCCTCAGAGGGTGCTGGAGGGGTGAAGCCCTTGCCGGTGGAAACTGTGACAGTTGCATGCCCTGACCACCTTGTCCTTGCCGATCTTCCTGTAGCGAAGGGCATTGGCGCGGCAACTGCTGGTTCCCTTGTCAAGACTGTTGGTCGTAGGTCCCGTCGCCCGCTTGGTGACCGAGTCCACTTCTGCGTTCGCTGTGATTTCCCAATCGCTATCTATGGGCGCCTG AGCCCTTGTGAGCATGCCTTCTGTCTCGATTGTGCTAGGAGTGATTTGATTTGCTACCT TTGTGACGAACGTATACAGAAGATTCAGACGATTAAAATGATGGAAGGGATCTTCATCTGTGCAGCGCCTCATTGTCTGAAATCTTTTTTGAAGAGGTCTGACTTTGAGTCTCATATCCATGAGAGCCATGCTAACCTTCTTCAACCCAATGCTGAGAAAGAAGATGGCAATGAATCAGAGTCTCAGAGTGCCAAACAATCTACAGCTTCAGATTCAACTACCCGGGGTCCCCCAAGACCAGTCTTTTCTCCTAGTTCAAGTTCCCAGGTTCATGACCGTGAAGACAAAACACGTCGTCAGCAATCTAGAGAACCACCACCTACAAGGCCAATTGTACAGCCAAAGCAACCACCAAGTTTTGGACAAGTACAAAATCACCCCTCAGAGCTGCAACCCGACAACAGCCGACCCCAAGGCTTTGACAGGCTGGGCCACCCAAACCGCTTCCATCAACAGAGTTTTGATAACCATGGTGGCCCACAACAAGAATCTGGCCAGTTTCCGGACAAGCAGCAAGGAATCCTATCTGAAAACCCATTTCCCGAGTACCCACCAAATTTTGCTGTGCCAGTCAATTCAAATCCAATGCTGAATCCTCCTCCTCTACCTTTTGGTTATCGTCCTTTCCAGACTGAGGGAGGTCAACCATTTTATGGTACTCCATTTGAGATGACTCGGCAGGATTCAGCTTCAGAAGTAGGACCAGAACAGGGGTCATTGTTAGGTTTCCCACCAGTTCAAGCTTATGCTCAGCCCTGGAATGCAGGCTTTGTTGGTTTATCCTTTGAGCCTCCACCCGGTCAAGGAATCGTAGATGGTTTCTCAAATGCATCAGATTCTCATGGGAAAGTTGCATTTCATCAAGGTGATTATGGACGCAATCCTGGAGTTATGCCTTCAAATCCTCCCCCGCCTTTGGCCAACAAGGGCATGGAACAAGTGCAGAGTGGCAGCGTGATGGATCCAAGGGATGGCAAGGGTATATTAGCACCGCAGCCCATGACACTCCCGCCACCACCTCCACCCCCACCTCAGCATAAAAGAAAGTTTTATCCTGATGCAAGCCGTGATGGACAGGGCTATGGGTGGCAGCATGAGAACCGTGATAGCTTTGGGAGTGGCCAGGACTAG
- the LOC132161687 gene encoding reticulon-like protein B12 isoform X2, with amino-acid sequence MRFLEEVLVFADVILWKRKNVTVRILLVTLAVWLVFERSGYTLLSLVSSVFLLLAAILFLWAKSAAILNRPAPPLPELHLSEEMVNEAATFIRLRVNTLLSVSHDIALGKDSRLFFKVAAYLWLIYFLGGLTDFITLGYTCFVVILTIPALYDRFEDHIDKCVIGAYKKLQLLYVKLDGEYISRLQKWILEQKKLS; translated from the exons ATGAGATTCTTGGAGGAGGTCTTGGTAT TTGCAGATGTGATACTATGGAAGCGGAAGAATGTGACAGTGAGAATATTACTAGTAACTCTTGCTGTTTGGCTGGTGTTTGAGAGATCTGGTTATACCCTGTTGTCGCTTGTCTCAAGTGTTTTCTTGCTTCTCGCTGCTATTCTCTTTCTTTGGGCCAAATCCGCGGCGATTCTCAACAG ACCTGCTCCACCTCTACCAGAATTGCACCTGTCGGAAGAAATGGTAAATGAAGCGGCAACTTTCATCCGCCTGCGTGTCAATACGTTGCTCTCAGTATCCCATGATATTGCCCTGGGCAAGGATTCAAGGTTGTTCTTCAAAGTAGCTGCATATCTGTGGCTGATTTATTTTCTTGGCGGCTTGACTGATTTCATTACCTTGGGCTACACCT GCTTTGTAGTCATTCTTACAATTCCAGCACTCTATGATAGGTTTGAAGATCATATAGATAAATGTGTCATTGGGGCATACAAGAAATTGCAGCTGTTATATGTGAAATTAGATGGGGAGTATATCAGCAGACTCCAGAAATGGATTTTGGAGCAGAAAAAGTTGAgctga
- the LOC132161687 gene encoding reticulon-like protein B12 isoform X1: MGSSDRLFNRQRSVHEILGGGLVADVILWKRKNVTVRILLVTLAVWLVFERSGYTLLSLVSSVFLLLAAILFLWAKSAAILNRPAPPLPELHLSEEMVNEAATFIRLRVNTLLSVSHDIALGKDSRLFFKVAAYLWLIYFLGGLTDFITLGYTCFVVILTIPALYDRFEDHIDKCVIGAYKKLQLLYVKLDGEYISRLQKWILEQKKLS, encoded by the exons ATGGGCTCATCGGATCGTTTGTTTAACAGGCAAAGAAGTGTCCATGAGATTCTTGGAGGAGGTCTTG TTGCAGATGTGATACTATGGAAGCGGAAGAATGTGACAGTGAGAATATTACTAGTAACTCTTGCTGTTTGGCTGGTGTTTGAGAGATCTGGTTATACCCTGTTGTCGCTTGTCTCAAGTGTTTTCTTGCTTCTCGCTGCTATTCTCTTTCTTTGGGCCAAATCCGCGGCGATTCTCAACAG ACCTGCTCCACCTCTACCAGAATTGCACCTGTCGGAAGAAATGGTAAATGAAGCGGCAACTTTCATCCGCCTGCGTGTCAATACGTTGCTCTCAGTATCCCATGATATTGCCCTGGGCAAGGATTCAAGGTTGTTCTTCAAAGTAGCTGCATATCTGTGGCTGATTTATTTTCTTGGCGGCTTGACTGATTTCATTACCTTGGGCTACACCT GCTTTGTAGTCATTCTTACAATTCCAGCACTCTATGATAGGTTTGAAGATCATATAGATAAATGTGTCATTGGGGCATACAAGAAATTGCAGCTGTTATATGTGAAATTAGATGGGGAGTATATCAGCAGACTCCAGAAATGGATTTTGGAGCAGAAAAAGTTGAgctga
- the LOC132162558 gene encoding ataxin-3 homolog yields MEGASNGGMLYHEVQESKLCAVHCVNTVLQGPFFSEFDLAAVASDLDSKERQVMIQGGASSGDFLSAESHNVSLDGDFSIQVLQKALEVWDLQVIPFDSPVAEHAQVDPELENAFICHLQDHWFCIRKVNGEWYNFDSLYAAPQHLSKFYLSAYLDSLKGFGWSIFLVRGNFPKECPMSSSEASNGYGQWLSPEDAERITKSCNPTQAPPQSINQSQQPSDPFLLSRESEMFSEMEDEDLKAAIAASLIDSLPAPAAATVTATATVTATATAETNTPQNEGQNSKEMIQ; encoded by the exons ATGGAGGGGGCGAGCAATGGGGGGATGTTGTACCACGAGGTACAAGAGTCGAAGCTGTGCGCGGTGCATTGTGTGAACACGGTGCTGCAGGGGCCGTTCTTCTCTGAGTTCGATTTGGCGGCGGTGGCGTCCGATCTCGACAGCAAGGAGCGCCAGGTGATGATCCAGGGCGGCGCCTCCTCCGGCGACTTCCTCTCCGCCGAGTCCCACAATGTCTCCTTGGACGGCGATTTCAGTATCCAG GTGTTACAAAAGGCTTTGGAGGTGTGGGATTTGCAAGTGATACCCTTTGATTCTCCAGTTGCTGAGCATGCCCAGGTTGACCCTGAGCTGGAAAATGCATTTATCTGTCACTTGCAGGATCATTGGTTCTGCATTAGGAAAGTGAACGGAGAATGGTATAACTTTGACAGTCTCTATGCAGCCCCGCAGCACCTTTCCAAATTTTACCTTTCAGCCTATCTGGACTCTCTGAAAGGCTTCGGGTGGAGCATTTTCCTGGTGAGGGGAAACTTCCCAAAAGAATGTCCGATGTCGTCGTCTGAAGCTTCCAATGGTTACGGGCAATGGCTGTCACCTGAAGATGCTGAGAGGATTACTAAATCTTGCAACCCAACACAGGCTCCTCCTCAAAGCATCAATCAGAGTCAACAACCTTCTGATCCATTTCTTTTGTCTAGGGAATCAGAAATGTTTTCGGAGATGGAAGACGAGGACTTGAAGGCTGCAATAGCCGCCAGCCTGATAGATTCTTTACCGGCCCCTGCGGCTGCTACTGTCACCGCCACTGCCACCGTCACCGCCACTGCTACTGCTGAAACCAACACCCCACAAAACGAGGGTCAGAACAGTAAAGAAATGATTCAATAA
- the LOC132192253 gene encoding OVARIAN TUMOR DOMAIN-containing deubiquitinating enzyme 3, whose product MAEKLSNEVVLEQLKHGIAKFELVSVPVPSISTSNSRTCPTAFLGYNSHRFFARIGPSLGGGSPAMRKLERYSVQKVTGDGRCLFRALVKGMAFNKGISLNPREERENADDLRMAVKEVICDNDKERRRYEEALIAITVDESLRRYCQRIERPDFWGGESELLVLSKLCRQPITVYIPEHEHTKGGWGAGFIPIAEYGAEFDKGSRKVKARKVVRLLYSGKNHYDLLV is encoded by the exons ATGGCGGAGAAGCTTTCAAATG AGGTTGTTCTTGAGCAGCTGAAACACGGGATTGCTAAATTCGAGCTTGTCTCTGTTCCGGTTCCTTCAATTTCAACTTCCAACTCTCGAACATGTCCGACGGCTTTCCTCGGATACAATAGCCATCGATTCTTTGCTAGAATTGGACCATCTCT GGGCGGAGGATCACCCGCGATGAGGAAACTTGAGCGCTATTCGGTCCAGAAAGTTACCGGAGACGGGCGCTGTCTTTTTCGTGCCCTG GTCAAAGGAATGGCTTTCAATAAGGGTATTTCTCTAAACCCacgggaagagagagaaaatgcaG ATGACTTACGAATGGCTGTGAAAGAGGTTATATGTGACAATGATAAAGAACGCCGTCGGTATGAAGAAGCACTGATTGCAATTACAGTTGATGAATCTTTAAGACG TTACTGCCAACGCATTGAACGGCCTGATTTCTGGGGAGGAGAGTCAGAGCTACTG GTGCTGTCAAAGTTGTGTAGGCAGCCGATTACTGTTTACATACCAGAGCACGAG CACACAAAGGGTGGATGGGGTGCTGGTTTTATTCCCATTGCAGAGTATGGAGCTGAGTTTGACAAGGGTTCAAGAAAAGTTAAAGCCAGGAAAGTTGTGAGGCTACTGTACAGTGGTAAGAACCACTATGACCTGCTTGTCTGA